A DNA window from Campylobacter concisus contains the following coding sequences:
- a CDS encoding trehalose-6-phosphate synthase, protein MYLFFLITHLICAIVFIGYVFFDVCIYPFAKKTVDAKTLEIVKKAYTKGSAKVFGTAFLLLLISGTYMAKDYFGGELGWWQSNFQKLLLIKIFVLLIMCLVTFISVFNVVILKKPDPFGKFSHLIALVLCLIMVILAKVMWWA, encoded by the coding sequence ATGTACTTATTTTTTTTGATTACTCATTTAATTTGTGCCATTGTATTTATAGGATACGTATTTTTCGATGTTTGCATATATCCATTTGCTAAAAAAACGGTTGATGCTAAAACCCTTGAAATAGTTAAAAAGGCCTACACAAAAGGCAGCGCAAAGGTTTTTGGCACGGCATTTTTATTGCTTTTAATAAGTGGCACTTATATGGCAAAAGACTATTTTGGAGGCGAGCTTGGCTGGTGGCAAAGCAACTTTCAAAAGCTACTGCTTATAAAAATTTTTGTCTTACTCATAATGTGCCTTGTAACTTTTATCTCTGTTTTTAATGTCGTTATTTTAAAAAAGCCTGATCCATTTGGTAAATTTTCACATTTAATAGCTCTAGTACTTTGCC